TGGATGATCGTCCTCCTGCTGGCCGCCCTGCCGGTGGTGATGGCGACCCTGATTCATCTGTACGGTACCGTCGACGACGAGCCACTCCAGATCGTCGCCATTCCGATCATGACGCTGATCTACACCGTGGTCGTTCCGGTCATCGCGCTGATTCTCGCGAGTTCGTCGTTTGGCGCGGAGATCGAGGATGGCACGGCGATCTACCTGCTGGCCAAGCCGATCTCTCGCACCGAGATCGTCCTCACCAAGCTCGTGGTCACGGCCGTCATCTGCATGACGCTGGCGGCCCTGACCACCCTGGGCGCCGGGGTGAGCCTCGTGCGCGGGCTCGACCCCACCGGATTGGTGCTCGGCCTGACTGCGGGTGCCGCGCTCGGTGCCTTCCTCTACACCGCGATCTTCCTCGCCCTCGGCCTGATCACCAAGCGCGGGATGCTGATCGGGCTGACGTATCTGGTGGTGTGGGAGGGAGCCCTCGGCTCCTTCTTCAAGGGAACCCGGGTGCTCAGCGTGCGGCAGTACATGCTCGCCGTCGCCGACGCGATCAGCACCGTCAACGCCGAGGTGTTCGTGGCGTTGCTGGCGCCGAAGACCGCCTACATCATGAGCGGAGTGGTTGCGGTGGCGGCGGTCACCCTCTGCATTCGGAAGTTGCGGACCTTCGAGGTCGGGCAAGCCGGGTAGCCGAGGCACGAGAGAAGGACCGACAACAGAATCGCCGGTGCCGGACGCGAGTCCGACACCGGCGATCTGTTCTGCGTGGCGCGATGCCTAGCGCGGGATGACGGGCAGCACGATGTGGCTCGGGTGGGCCGCGTCGTGGATCAGTCGCTGATGCGCCGAGACGAAGATCGACTCCTTCTCGTTGTTGCCGCCGGTGTTCAAGTTCCGGTTGTACTTCGGGAAGAGCGCCGAGGTGATGCTGACCCGGAGCCGATGGCCGGGGGCGAACACCTTGGACGTGAACCAGAGGTCGATCTCGTATTGCTCGATCTGCCCCTTCACCAAGGGGACCACCTTGTCCATTCCCTTCCGGAAGCGTGCCCGCACGAAGCCGTCCTGCACCCGCTCGGCGTGGCCGTCGGGGAAGACATCGAGCAGCATGACGGCCCAGTCGGTGTCCTTGGCGTCGCTGGAGGCCCAGATCGTCGCCGTCATCTCGCCGGTGACTTCGAGTGGCTTGGTGAGCGGCTTCGAGGTGAAGACCAGTGCGTCGCGCCGGGTGGCATTCAACTTGGTGTAGTCCTCGTTCAGCGACTCTTCGAGCTCGCGCGAATCGATCAGGTACGGCGTCGGGTCGCCGGGGTTGTAGGTGAAGGTGTCGGCCACCGCGCCGCGCGGCGGCAGGGTGTCGAGCACACCGTCGCCCGCACTCGTCTGCGCCCGCCCGCCAGACGAGACATACCACTTCATCGCCCGCGCCCGCTTGAGCGGCCACTCCTGCTCCTGACGCCAGCTGTTGTCGCCCTGCACGAAGATGTCGACCGGCGGCATCTTCTCGACGCCGTTGTCCCGGCCGAGCAGGTAGTGGTCGAACCAGCGGATCTGCATGTCGCGGTATTCGTAGCGCGCCTGCGGTCCGAAGTCGCCGGCGACGTAATCCACGCCCTTGTGGGCATGGACGCCCATGACCAGATGCCACGCCGGGTGATTCTTCACCTTGAGGAGCGCGTTGGTGTAGTCGAGCGGGCCACGCGCGTCGTCGTGCCAACCGGCCAGGGACATCGCCGGCACCTTCACCTTGTCGATGTAGGTGGTGACGGCGCGCGCGCGCCAGAACGCGTCGAGTGTCGGGTGCGCGATCCAGCGGTCCCAGATCGCGTTGGGGGCGCACCCCAGGCGCGCCGGCAGCGCGGAGAGCGGGAGGTGGGTGATCGCCTCGCCGATTTCGAGGTCCGCCCCGTTGGTGGCCATGTTCCGATCCCGCATCATGCAGGCCCAGCTGATGTTGATCGGGCCGAACGCCATCGCGGCGTACGGGACGATCCGCCAGGGGTCGCTGGTCGCCGCGGAGGGCGCGATCGCCGCGAGGTGCGGCGGGGCGCTCACCGCAGCGTACCAGGCCAGCCGGCCCTCGTCGGAGTGGCCAATCAAGCCGACCTTGCCGTTGGCGCCTGGGAGCTTCGCCGCCCACTCGACGGCGTCGTAGCCGTCCTCGATGTCATGGCTGTAGTCGCCGAACTCCTCGATCCTGCCCGTGGACTTGCCGCGCTCGCGCACCAGCTGGCCGACGAAGATGTAGCCACGCGCAGCCCACCACCGCCCCGGACCAGGGTTGGACGCGCGGTACGGCGAGCGCTGCATGACGATGTACGTCTCCAGCATGGTGCCGTCACGGACCGGCATCAGCGTCGTGGTGTCGACCACGGTGGCATACTGCGAGTCCGACGCCGGCATCTTCCAGATCTGATGGGTCGGCTCGGGGGCGCCGGGGGTCGCCCGGCGAACCAACCGATACCGGCGATCCATCGGCCGGTCGTTGGTGTACTGCACCCCTTCGAGCGTGTCGCCGTGCCACGCGGCGCGGAGCACCGTGTTGGCGTCCTGTGCCAACAGGAGGGAGTCGCCCTTGGTCGTCACCTTGGCCACCGTCAGCATCGGGGCACCGGTGCGCCGACGCAGGAATCCGGCGTTGGCCGAGTCGGTGCCGGCGAAGTGCGCGTAGGCCATCCGCCGCCATCCCTCGAAGCCGAACTTCGGCTTGGCGCTCAGGGCGATGTACACATCCCATTCGCCGGCGAGGACCGGCACGCGGCGGCGCGCGGCCAGGGCACCCGCCCCGAGCGCGACCAGCACCACCAGGATGACGGCCCAGCGAGCGCCGCCCGTGCGCGAGGTTCGAATCATCATCTTACGCTCCCATGTCCGGAACCGAGGAAGATCGCCGCTGGGCGGCAACCAGGATGGCCACGCCGACCAGGTTCATCACCAGCACCACCACGCCGATCTTGAGCGCGAAACTGCCGACGCTCTCCACCGGAATGATCGGGAATACCGCGACCACGATATACAACAGTGTCATCAACAGGCCGGACAGTGAGGCAATCCGCAGCAGGGGCGATGGCCGCGGCGTCACGTTCCGCAGCCCGAACAACGGGATCGAGAACATCACCACGTACGCCAGCGCGTAGAAGATGCCGCCCGCATTGAACAGCAACTGGAACGCCTCCGCTTGCCCGACGCCGACCTGGCTCACCAGTGACAGGACGAACGAGCAGATCGCCACCAGCAGGATCGAGTTCACCGGCGTCCGGTAGCGCGGATGCAGCTTGCTGAACGCCGCCGGCAGCATCCGGTCCCAGCCGGCCACCATCGGGAGCCGCGTGACCGCGGTGAAGCTGACGCTGACCTGCGCCACGCGCATCGCCAGCGTCATCAGGATCGCGATCGTCACCAGTGGCCCCGCGATGCCGAACGGTTCGAAGCCCGCGCGCAACACCTGCGGCATCGGCCCGATCAGGTCGATCTCGTTGGTCGGGACATACGCGACGACCGTCGCCGTGCCGAGGATGAACATGACCGCGATGATCGGCGCGGCGATGTACACCGAGCGCCGGATCGCGCTTGCCGGGGCGCGCGTCTCGCCGGCGAGGATCGCCATGTACTCGAAGCCGCCGAGGGCGCCGAATCCCATCTTCCCGAGGATGTTCAGGTTGAGGAGCGACATCTCGGGGAGCTCGGTCCGGAAGGGGTGAAACTCGCCGAGATGTCCGGTCGCCAGCCCGATGAATGGCAACGCGATCAGCACGCCGAAGATGATCAGCATGAAGACGCCGCCGATATTGTGCACCCACTTGCCCACCGCCAGGCCGATCGTCGCCGCCGTCGCCATCAAGGTGAGGATGATCGCCGACGAGAGCGCGACGAACCAGCTGCTCGACGTCATCCACGCCGCACTGGGACCGAGCGCATAGGAGAGGTAGGTCGCGCACTGGATGCCGATCTCCGACGTGAAGACGATCACGTAGAGCCAGAGATTCCATGCCAGCAGGAAATCCGATCTTCGGATTGAACCCCAGCTTGGCCCACTGATACAGGCCACCTTCCAGCGGCATCAACTGGTTCAGGTAGATCACCACCGCCGCCATCGGCAGGTAGAAGAGCACCATGGCGGTCAGCCAGAGCACCACGTGCGACGGTCCGAGCTTCCCCGCCACGCCGATCCAGGTGAGGCCGATGATGAAGAGGATCTGGGTGAGCGCCAGGTCCCGGACGCCAAGCTCCTTCTTGAGCCCGGCGCTGTGCGCCTCGACCCGTGCCTCGTCCTGAGCCAGCGTCATGCCGTGCGCTCCTTGCCGAGGCGATCCCAGAGCCTGGTCCAGGCGGCCAGCCCCTCGTGCAGTCGATGGATGCGGAAGAACTCGTTCGGCGCGTGAAAGTCCTCGTCGCCGGTCGAGAAGGAGAAGAAGACGGTGCCGAGCCCCATGGTGCGCTGGAAGATCTCGGCCACCGGTACCGTGCCGCCCATGCGGACGATCAACGGTGGCGTGCCGTACGTGTCGCGCAACGCGGCCTCAGCCGACGTGAGCGCCGGGTGGTCGCGGGGAATCCGTGCGGCGCGTGCGCCGTGGTCTGCCACCTGCGCGCTGAGCGTGGTTCCCGCCGGGACGTGTGCCTCGAGGTGGCGCATCACCAGCGCCACCACGTCGTCCGGCGACTGATCCGGCACCAGGCGGCAGGTGATCTTGGCGTGCGCCTCCGACGGCACCACCGTCTTCTGCCCCGGCCCCTGATAGCCACCCCACATCCCGTTCACCTCGAGCGTGGGCCGCGTCCACTGCCGCTCGATCGTGGTGTAGCCCGGCTCCCCGACCGCCGCGGGCGCGCCAACCTGCGCCAGGTACGTCGCCTCATCGAACGGCAGCGCGGCAATCTCGGCGCGCTCCGCCGCGCTCAGCTCGACCACCTGGTCATAGAACCCGGCCACCGTCACGCGCCCCTCGGCGTCATGCAGCGAAGCAATCAGCTGCGCCATCGCATGCAACGGATTGGCGACGCTGCCGCCATGCCGACCAGAGTGCAGATCCTTCGACGCGCCGCGCAGCGTCAGTTCGAGCCCGCAGAGGCCACGGTTGGCAATCGTGATCGACGGTTCGTCGATCCGCCACATCGCGCCGTCGGCGGAGATGACCACGTCGGCGGCGAGCAGGGCGCGGTTCGCCTCGACAAACTCCTCGAGGTGGCTGCTGCCGACCTCTTCCTCACCCTCGAGCATGAACTTCACGTTGAGCGGCAACCGCCCATCCACGGCGAAGAACGCCTCGGCGACCTTGATCGGGATGAACATCGGTCCCTTGTCGTCGGAGATGCCGCGGGCGTAGAGGCGGCCGTCGCGCACCGTCGGCTGGAAGGGTGGCGTGGTCCAGAGCTCAATCGGGTCGACCGGCTGCACATCGTAGTGTCCGTAGACCAGCACGGTCGGCGCACCCTGGGCGCCGAGCCACTCGCCGTAGACGATGCTGTTGCCGGCCGTGGGCATGATCTGCACCGTGAACGGCCCGGCGGCCTGCAACTTGGCGGCGACCCACTCGGCCGCGGCGTGCATGTCGGCGGCATGCGCTGGGTCGGTGCTGACGCTGGGGATCGTGGCAAACTCCACCAGTTCAGCCAGGATCCGGTCGTGCGCCGCGTCGAGGTGCTCGAGCACCGGCATGATGTCTGTCATCGGCCACCATCAATGGAAAGAACCTGTCCCGTCACCCAACGCGCCGATTCGGAGGCGAAGAAGAGCACGCCGGCGGCGATGTCCTCGACGGTACCGAGTCGCTTGAGGGCGATGCTCTCGACGAGCGCCCGCTGCTTCTCCGGTCCGTAGGACTCCCACTGCCGTTCGGTCGTCGGGTTGGAACGGACGAAGCCGGGAGCGACGTTGTTCACGGTGATGCCCCACGGCCCCAACTCATGCGCCAACTGTCGGGTGAGTCCGATCTGGGCCGCCTTCGCCGAGGCGTAGGCCTGGATGCCGGTGAGCGAGATGCCGAGGCCGGCGCCGCTGGAGATGTTGATGATGCGGCCGGACTTCGCCGTCTTCATCCCGGGCGCCACCGCCTGCGCGAAGTGGAAGGCGCCGGTGACGTTCACGTCGAAGATCGCCTGCCACTGTTCGGGGAGCACCTGTTCGAGTGGTTGTCCGACCTGCCCGAGCACACCGCCGGCGTTGTTCACCAGAACGTGCACGGAGCCCGTCGCCTGCGCGGCTTCGGTCGCCAGTCGCTCGACTGCGGGCTTGTCGCGCACGTCGACGACCCGCGCGGTGCAGTCACCACCGGCTGCCCGGCAGAGCCGCTCGGTCTCCATCACTTCGTCCTCGAGCACGTCGCACGCCCAGACGCTGGCGCCGCGCGTGGCGAAGGCGAGCGCAATCGCCCGGCCGAAGCCGTGGGCCGCACCGGTGACGATGGCGGTCCGGCCGCTGAAGTCCTGATTCACGTCGTGAGTGCCTCGAGGTTCTCGCGCGCTTGCGGGCGGGTGCCGCGCTCGATCTCCTGGATCATCGTGACCACCCGCGTCGTCAGCGGCGTGGGCACGCCGGCCGCGGCACCGAGTCGCACCACGATGCCGAGCTGGGCATCGACCTCGGTGGGGCGCTTGCGGATGGCGAGGTCGCGCCAGATGCCGCTGTGCGTCTTGGCCGAGCGGCGGTTGTGGGCGACCAGCGCATCGAGCGATTGCGTCGCGGCGTCCGCCGGGGCGTCGGGACGGTAGGCCGCCGGGTCGAAGCCGTCGAACGCCATCGGCTGCACGTGGTGGGCGGCGGCCACGGCGAGCATCTCGCGGGCGATGGCGACGTACACGCCGCGATACTCGGGCATCGCCAGCGCATCGGCGATCGAGTCGTTGGTGAGGGCGGTGACGAACAGCATGGCGCCGTACGCCTCCTTCCCCCAGAGATAGCCCATGATGTTGTCGGTGGCGAAGGCGCGTTCGTCGAAGTCGCGCCAGCTGTCCCGGATGGCCAGCACGCGCGGCGAGATCCGCTCGACGGCGGGGCCGAATGCCTCACCGACCGTCACGGTGCCTCGGCCGCCGTAGAAGAGCACCCCGGGTTCCAGATAGTCCGCGCCGAAATTGACGAACGCCCCAACGGTGCGCGCCTCGCCCACGACCTCGGCGATGGTCAACTCGTTGAGGCCGTTCTGCGCCGAGACGACGCAGCCATCGTCCGCAAGGTGAGGCAGGAGCGAACGCACCGCGCCGGCGGTGTGGTGCGCCTTGGTCGCGAGGATGATCGTCTCCCACGTCCCGCGCAGCGTCTCCGGCGTGAAAGCCGGCACCGTCGCGGTGAACTCGGCGATCGGTCCGGTGATCCGGAGCCCGGCGTCGTTGATGGCGGCCACATGGTCGGGGACGTTGTCGACCAGGGTCACCTCGTGCCCGGCCTTGGCCAGGAACGCCCCCATGGTGCCGCCGATCGCCCCAGCTCCCCAGACGAGACAGCGCGTCCGGGGCGCGGTCACGATGGGCCACCCCACGCGCCATCAAGCAGTTCTCGCGTCTCTTCGACGGCGACCTGCCAGAGGGCAAGGACATCCTCATCGGGGCGCTGGTAGAGGCCGCCGTAGTTGCCATCGGGGATGTAGTCGCGCATCGCGACCGGGTCGAGCATCCGGACCTTGGCGAGGTCGACCATCGGGCGCTGCGTGGTGGGATACTCCACACCCGGAAGCCGCGTCCAGGGGAAGTTCTCCATCCACGAGCCGTGCGAGGCCACCGGGTCGATCGCCTGCACCTTGGCCCAGGTCTTCGGGGCATTCCACCAGTTGTGGAAGAGCACCTTGCAGCCTGGATGATCGGCGGCCCATTCCTGCGCGAACTGCTGCACCGCGCCGTTCCCGCCATGGCCGTTGCAGATCATGATCCGTCGGAAGCCGCTGTGCGCCATCCCGTCGAGAATGTCGCGCACGATGGCGAGGTGGGTCTCGACCCGGATCGAGATCGATCCCGGATACTCCCGGAAGTACGGCGTCACGCCGTACGAGAGCACCGGAAAGACCGGGATGCCGAGCGGTTCGGCCGCATCCACGGCCACTTTCTCGGGAAGGATGCAGTCGACGGTGAGTCGGAGATAGCTGTGCTGTTCGGTGCTGCCGAGGGGCAAGACGGCGCGGTCGTCGCGCTTGAGATACGCGTCGACCTGCATCCAGTGCATGTCACTGATGCGCATGGGGCGTTGTTTCCGGGGGTTGATCGGGGTGCGAGGAGAATAGCGCCCCACGAGGCGGAGCGTAAGATACCCGGCCGTCCCGGATTGGTTGCCGCCCCGCATCAGGTCAGGAAGTGCGCAGACGCTCCAGCGCGACGCGCTCAAGCTGCGCGAGCTCGGCGGTGTACACGCGGCGCAGGTACGACGTCGCCAGGATCTTCTCGAACCATCCCAGGATGCCGGGCTTGTCGTATTCGGTCGTGATCGTGACCATGGCAGCGTTCGGTTCGCGCGGCTCGACCAGAAAGGTGGTGACGATGCCGGAGGTGAGCGTCTCCCGCAGCTCCGTCCCCGGCCGCGGCTCGGTGACATCACCGGTGGCGATGTTCAGGCGGCCGAACGCCTTCATCTCGAAGCGGATCTTCGTGCCGGCGCCGCGGCCCCCCTCGAGGACGTCGAGCGCCCCGAAGTATTTGGCTGGGAGGATGTGGGGGTGCCCTGTCCGGTAGTCCGCGATGATCTCATAGATCGCGGGAGCGGGGGCGGGAATCTGTCGAACTTCCGAGAGGCGAATGTTTGGCATGGCGCGTCAGGGGGTTGAAGGCTGTCGGGACCGCCTCCTCAGGCGGGCTGGGTCTGGGACTCCAGTAAGTGTACTGCGCGGGCGCGGGTCAGATCATGACAAGGGGCCGGGCCATCACCAGGTCCCGCTGGTCGTCGTCGCCGAGGGAGAAGGGGAGCTCGCCGACCTCGGCGAATCCATACTTGTGGTAGAAGGCGATCGCCCGCGGGTTGTGTTCCCAGACACCGAGCCAGGCCACGTCGCAGCGGCGCGCCTGCATCAGCCCGAGCGCCGCCTCCATCAACTGCTGGGCGACGCCCTGGCCGTGCCATTCACTCGCCACGTAGAGTCGCTGGATCTCGCCGGGGGCGTTCGCCGCGACGCACGGCGGTGCCACCTCCCAGCGGAGCTGGGTGAATCCGATCAGCGCGCCACCCACCTCGCACACCAACGTCGTCAGACCGGGGTCGGCGATCTCCCGTGCCTGGATCGCCTCGCCATACCGTTCCCGGGTGTGGTGGTCCATGTTCTCGGGCGTGTTCATCGGGCCGAACGCGTCGCGGAAGGTGCGCTCCCCGAGGTGGGCGAGTTCACGGGCGTCGCGCGGGGTGGCGTGGCGGATGGTGGGCATGGCGAGCGTGACCTGTCAGCGGGAAATGTCGGGCGTCAGCCGACGCGCGCCCAGAATACGCTGGCCGGGTCATCGCGCGCCACGATGGGCGGCTCGGGGTTGGGCCCCGCTGGTTGCCACCATCATACCCGGCGTTACATTGTACCGATCGTTCCATCGCCTGGAGAGCCAATGCCCCCCGCCGTACTGAGCCGAGATGAAGTCGTCGCCCGCGTGATGGCGGTGGTCCGCCGACAGGGGTACGACGGTGCCTCGCTTTCCGAACTCTCGAAGGCCACCGGTCTCGGCAAGTCGAGCCTCTACCACTACTTCCCCGATGGGAAGGACGACATGGTCGGCGCAGTCGTCAGCCACCTCGATGCTTCCCTCGAGGCGGCGGTGTTCGCGCCGCTCCGCGAGCCTGGCCAGCCAGCGGCCAGGTTGCGCGCCATGAACGAGGTGCTCGAGGGGTTCTATCACGGCGGCCGCGAGGCCTGCGTCCTCGCGATCCTCGGTGTTGGCGATGCCTCCCGCCGCTTCCATCCCCAGGTGAAGAAGATCTTCCGCAGCTGGATCGACGCGATCGCCAGCGCCCTTCGGGACGACGGCCTCCCACGGCACGTAGCCCAGGCGCGCGCCGAGGATGCCGTGGCGCGGATCGAGGGGGCGCTGGTCCTCGCGCGCTCGCTCGACGAGCCGGCGATCTTCGGGCGGGCGCTGCAGAGTCTTCCGGACGAACTGCTGCGACGCTGAGGCCGGGCGCCCCTTGCGCGGATTGGGGGCAGTCGGTATTGTACCGAACGATCGGTACAATACCTTTGCCTACTCAGCCACGGAGAAACACCATGTCCCGGATTCAGCCCGTTCTTCCCTCGACCGCCACTGGCTTGCCCGCTGAGCACCTCGCCGCGACCAAGAAGCTCTTCGGGTCGACCCCGAACCTCTTCACGACCGCAGCCCAGTCCCCTGCAACCCTGGCCGCGATGAACGGCTTCTTCGCCTCGCTCGGCAAGGCCCCTCTGGGCGGGAAGGTCGGTGAGCAGGTCGCCATCGCCGTAGCCCAAGCCAATGGCTGCGAGTACTGCCTTTCGGCGCACACCGCCATCGGCGGAATGCATGGCGTCAGTGCCGCCAATCTCGCCTCGGCTCGCCACGGACACTCGGACGACCCGAAGACGCAAGCCGCCATCACGCTGGCGCTCGAGATCGTCCGCACCAAGGGTCGCGTGTCAGACGCGACGCTTGCGGCTGCTCACACGGCTGGGTTCACTGACGGCGACATCGTGGAGGTGGTGGGCCACGTCGCCCTCAACATTTTCACCAACTATCTGAACAACCTGGCCGAGACCGAAGTGGACTTCCCGCTCGTGGCGATCGAGCAGGCGGCCTAGCCCGATGGCGCTCACCCTCGGCCAGTTGTGGCGCTACCCGGTCAAGTCGATGGCCGGGCAGCAACTTGCCCACGCCACCCTCACCGACCTCGGCGTGCCGGGCGATCGACGGATCTGGGTGCGCGGTCCCGAGGGTGTGCGCACTGCGCGGAGACAATACCAACTGCTCGGATTGCGCGGGACGATCAGCTCTGAGGGCGAGGTGCTGGTCAATGGGCACGCATGGGACTCCCTGGCGGCCGGCGATCTCGTGCGCGCCGCTGCGGGGGAGGACGCCTGGCTCGAACGCGCACCGATGGGCCACCAGTTCGACATCTTGCCGTTGCTGGTGGCCACCGATGGGGCAGTCACCGCATTCGGCCGTGACATTCGGCGACTACGGCCCAATCTTCTGATCAACGGCGTCGAGGGGATGGCCGAGACCACCTGGGAAGGCGCGGAACTCGAGATCGGCGACGCGATCATCGAACTCGACTCGCTCCGCGGACGCTGTCCGATGACGACGGTCGACCCAGACACGATCACCCGGGATCCCGCTGTGCTCAAGGATATCGGACGACGCTTCGGAGGGAAGCTCGCGCTCAACGCGGCTGTCGGTCGCGGTGGGAATATCACCGTCGGGGACCCCGTCACCCTTCACCGCAGGAGGTAGCACGCATGCGTCCACCTATCCCCCCGTTCGATATCGCCTCCGCCACGCTCAAGGTGCGCGCCGCGGAGGACGCCTGGAATCGGCGCGACCCCGCCAAGGTCGCGCTCGCCTACACACCGGACAGTCGGTGGCGGAATCGCTCGGAGTTCATCACCGGCCGCGCCGAGATTGAGGCGTTCTTGACGCGGAAGTGGGCCAAGGAACAGGAGTACCGACTGATCAAGGAGCTGTGGGCGGTCACCGGCGATCGCATCGCGGTGCGCTTCGTCTATGAGTGGCGGGACGCCGATGGCCAGTGGTTCCGCTCGCACGGCAACGAGAACTGGCGCTTCGATGCGGAGGGCTACATGGCCGAACGGCACGCGAGCATCAATGACGTGCCGATCAGCGAGGCGGAGCGGAAGTTCCGGTGGGAGCAGGGCGTGCGACCGGCTGACCATCCCGGGTTGAGCGAGCTCGGACTCTGAGCGCCGTCTGGCATGGTGGCGGGTGTTGTCGCTAGGTCGGGGACGATCCGACAGCTGCCCCGAGCGCCTGCTCCACGTCGCCACGCATCGACTCCGGCGTATCGGTCGGCGCATACCGCTTGATCACGGCACCATCTCGCCCGACAAGGAACTTCGTGAAGTTCCACTTGATCGCCTCGGTGCCGAGAACGCCGGGCCGCTCCTCCTTCAGCAGGCGGAACAGCGGGTGCGTGTCATCGCCATTCACATCGATCTTCGCGAACATCGGGAAGGTCACGTCGTAGCTGGTCGAGCAGAAGGTCGTAATGTCGGCCTCGCTTCCCGGTTCCTGCGCGCCGAACTGGTTGCAGGGAAAGCCGAGCACGGTGAGGCCCTGCGGGCCCAGTGCGCGGTGGAGCGCTTCGAGTCCCGCATACTGGGGCGTGAGGCCGCATTCGCTTGCGGTGTTCACGATCAGCAACACCTTCCCGCGGTACTGGGCGAGCGTCTGTTCGGTGCCGTCGATGGTGCGCACGGGAATGTCGTAGAGGGTGGTCATCCCGCAATATCGAGGGGGTGGGGGCCTGCGACCACCCTGGCGCACCGATGTGGAACTCTGGTGGTAGAATTCCAGTCAGGAAGAACTCGAACCAGGGATCTCGATGCGTCGTCCGGCCTGTCTCGCCCTGTTGGTCGCTGCCACCGCGTGCGGCGGTGCCGCTCCTGTTGACCCGGTCCCGCCGCCGCCTCCCCCGCCGGGGAGTGCGACCGGACGTCCGATCTTCACCAGCACCGCAGTGGGGAGCGGCGGTGGCACCATCCGCTATACCAAGGCAGGTGACCCACTCGATGGCTTGTCCATCACGGTGCCCGCGGGGGCGTACACCGGGGCCACGTCGTGGACCCTCGTTGCAGATTCTGCCGCCGTACCGTCCTTGCCGACCGGATTTTCCCAGGTCGGGCCGACGCTGCTGATCGGGAACGGGCAGGGATACGCCAGCAGCAACATGACGCTCACGATGCCGATGCAACTGGCCGCGACCGAGACGGTGGCACCCTTCTACTTTGACCCCGCCACCAACACCCTCGAAGGGATTCCGATCGTTGCCGCCACGGAGAACTCCGTGACGCTTGCCACCAAGCATTTCAGCGCCAGCCAGATGGCCATTCCCGGGAGCGGCCCCTCGCTCGGCACGGCACCGGCATCGCTCAGGCAAGCATTCGGCGACATCCACATCGTGTGGGTCAAGACCACCACGGCCTCACTGGTCGGCAGCTGGAGCTCCACGTTCCGCCCCGGTGTGGACGACTGGGAATTCACCAACTATGGCGATTTTGTCGGGCCTGGTGGCGACTGCGAAGGTATGAGCATCACGGCGATGTTTTATCACTATTACTTCCATCCCACCGCCGCGGGGAAGGGGCTGTATCACCAGTTCGACACCACCCTGGTGAATCAATGGGACAACATCCAGGGGATCCGCTTCGCGGGTGGTGTTCAGGGTGACTACGAGGAGATCTGGGATTCCGGCGTCCGCCAACTGTACACGCTCATCGAGCAGGGAATCGCGGCCGGCATCCAGACGAAATTTCTGACCTCCACCTGGATTCTCCTCACCCTCAAGCTG
Above is a genomic segment from Gemmatimonadota bacterium containing:
- a CDS encoding ketopantoate reductase family protein, giving the protein MGAFLAKAGHEVTLVDNVPDHVAAINDAGLRITGPIAEFTATVPAFTPETLRGTWETIILATKAHHTAGAVRSLLPHLADDGCVVSAQNGLNELTIAEVVGEARTVGAFVNFGADYLEPGVLFYGGRGTVTVGEAFGPAVERISPRVLAIRDSWRDFDERAFATDNIMGYLWGKEAYGAMLFVTALTNDSIADALAMPEYRGVYVAIAREMLAVAAAHHVQPMAFDGFDPAAYRPDAPADAATQSLDALVAHNRRSAKTHSGIWRDLAIRKRPTEVDAQLGIVVRLGAAAGVPTPLTTRVVTMIQEIERGTRPQARENLEALTT
- a CDS encoding APC family permease, which gives rise to MACISGPSWGSIRRSDFLLAWNLWLYVIVFTSEIGIQCATYLSYALGPSAAWMTSSSWFVALSSAIILTLMATAATIGLAVGKWVHNIGGVFMLIIFGVLIALPFIGLATGHLGEFHPFRTELPEMSLLNLNILGKMGFGALGGFEYMAILAGETRAPASAIRRSVYIAAPIIAVMFILGTATVVAYVPTNEIDLIGPMPQVLRAGFEPFGIAGPLVTIAILMTLAMRVAQVSVSFTAVTRLPMVAGWDRMLPAAFSKLHPRYRTPVNSILLVAICSFVLSLVSQVGVGQAEAFQLLFNAGGIFYALAYVVMFSIPLFGLRNVTPRPSPLLRIASLSGLLMTLLYIVVAVFPIIPVESVGSFALKIGVVVLVMNLVGVAILVAAQRRSSSVPDMGA
- a CDS encoding glucose 1-dehydrogenase, which translates into the protein MNQDFSGRTAIVTGAAHGFGRAIALAFATRGASVWACDVLEDEVMETERLCRAAGGDCTARVVDVRDKPAVERLATEAAQATGSVHVLVNNAGGVLGQVGQPLEQVLPEQWQAIFDVNVTGAFHFAQAVAPGMKTAKSGRIINISSGAGLGISLTGIQAYASAKAAQIGLTRQLAHELGPWGITVNNVAPGFVRSNPTTERQWESYGPEKQRALVESIALKRLGTVEDIAAGVLFFASESARWVTGQVLSIDGGR
- a CDS encoding ABC transporter permease, with product MLFNPVLAGLTVRQALAKRRWMIVLLLAALPVVMATLIHLYGTVDDEPLQIVAIPIMTLIYTVVVPVIALILASSSFGAEIEDGTAIYLLAKPISRTEIVLTKLVVTAVICMTLAALTTLGAGVSLVRGLDPTGLVLGLTAGAALGAFLYTAIFLALGLITKRGMLIGLTYLVVWEGALGSFFKGTRVLSVRQYMLAVADAISTVNAEVFVALLAPKTAYIMSGVVAVAAVTLCIRKLRTFEVGQAG
- a CDS encoding CocE/NonD family hydrolase; translation: MMIRTSRTGGARWAVILVVLVALGAGALAARRRVPVLAGEWDVYIALSAKPKFGFEGWRRMAYAHFAGTDSANAGFLRRRTGAPMLTVAKVTTKGDSLLLAQDANTVLRAAWHGDTLEGVQYTNDRPMDRRYRLVRRATPGAPEPTHQIWKMPASDSQYATVVDTTTLMPVRDGTMLETYIVMQRSPYRASNPGPGRWWAARGYIFVGQLVRERGKSTGRIEEFGDYSHDIEDGYDAVEWAAKLPGANGKVGLIGHSDEGRLAWYAAVSAPPHLAAIAPSAATSDPWRIVPYAAMAFGPINISWACMMRDRNMATNGADLEIGEAITHLPLSALPARLGCAPNAIWDRWIAHPTLDAFWRARAVTTYIDKVKVPAMSLAGWHDDARGPLDYTNALLKVKNHPAWHLVMGVHAHKGVDYVAGDFGPQARYEYRDMQIRWFDHYLLGRDNGVEKMPPVDIFVQGDNSWRQEQEWPLKRARAMKWYVSSGGRAQTSAGDGVLDTLPPRGAVADTFTYNPGDPTPYLIDSRELEESLNEDYTKLNATRRDALVFTSKPLTKPLEVTGEMTATIWASSDAKDTDWAVMLLDVFPDGHAERVQDGFVRARFRKGMDKVVPLVKGQIEQYEIDLWFTSKVFAPGHRLRVSITSALFPKYNRNLNTGGNNEKESIFVSAHQRLIHDAAHPSHIVLPVIPR
- a CDS encoding dipeptidase; translated protein: MPVLEHLDAAHDRILAELVEFATIPSVSTDPAHAADMHAAAEWVAAKLQAAGPFTVQIMPTAGNSIVYGEWLGAQGAPTVLVYGHYDVQPVDPIELWTTPPFQPTVRDGRLYARGISDDKGPMFIPIKVAEAFFAVDGRLPLNVKFMLEGEEEVGSSHLEEFVEANRALLAADVVISADGAMWRIDEPSITIANRGLCGLELTLRGASKDLHSGRHGGSVANPLHAMAQLIASLHDAEGRVTVAGFYDQVVELSAAERAEIAALPFDEATYLAQVGAPAAVGEPGYTTIERQWTRPTLEVNGMWGGYQGPGQKTVVPSEAHAKITCRLVPDQSPDDVVALVMRHLEAHVPAGTTLSAQVADHGARAARIPRDHPALTSAEAALRDTYGTPPLIVRMGGTVPVAEIFQRTMGLGTVFFSFSTGDEDFHAPNEFFRIHRLHEGLAAWTRLWDRLGKERTA